TTGGGACTCTCCTGGACTGAAGTCCCGGGTTGGGGGCGCCGCCTCTGCGCTGCTCCGGGACTGAAGTCCCGGGTTGGGTGTGTTCCTGCCTTCGAGCTGCCCGGGACTGGAGTCCCGGGTTAGGGTGGTGTAAGGGAGTGGTGTTCTTTTTGGTGAAGGATGTATCGGATAACCGTTTTTTTGTGGTGTGGACAGATTGTTGCAATGTAGTAGCCCGGTTGCCAACGAAAAGGAGCTTCAAAAAGTTTGTTCTTGTTGATCCATCGGGATGATTCTCCCTTGATAGCTTTTATGGCATCTGATACGGCTATGTAGACAGGAATCGTAGCAAAAATGTGCAGATGATCCTGATATCCGTTTATGGCATGTATTTGAATGCCTTTTGTTGATGCATATGTACGTATGTGTTGTATTAAAGCCATTAACCGTGGTTGATTCAGTCGTTTTTCACGGTACTTGGTGATTATCACAATGTGATAGAAAATATCTCTGTACGGCATTT
The DNA window shown above is from Candidatus Neomarinimicrobiota bacterium and carries:
- the tnpA gene encoding IS200/IS605 family transposase, with the protein product MPYRDIFYHIVIITKYREKRLNQPRLMALIQHIRTYASTKGIQIHAINGYQDHLHIFATIPVYIAVSDAIKAIKGESSRWINKNKLFEAPFRWQPGYYIATICPHHKKTVIRYILHQKEHHSLTPP